The following are from one region of the Quercus robur chromosome 1, dhQueRobu3.1, whole genome shotgun sequence genome:
- the LOC126715562 gene encoding glutamate--tRNA ligase, cytoplasmic-like, producing the protein MEIRTLSFPADSLSPLPVIVAAKLADLALPIDTSLPPNSAPTLLFSNGHKLHGTYVLLRYIARVASLPNFYGQNAYESGQIDEWLEYAPVFSLGPAFDKIYVMVVVGAAKLKRKFQLLMTLRYNHFIPKFCFPLAS; encoded by the exons ATGGAGATTCGGACATTGTCTTTCCCTGCCGATAGTCTGTCGCCTCTACCGGTAATTGTGGCTGCCAAGCTTGCCGACCTTGCTCTTCCAATCGATACTTCCCTACCTCCTAACTCTGCTCCCACGCTTCTCTTCTCTAATGG GCATAAATTACATGGAACATATGTGCTTCTTCGCTATATTGCTCGTGTTGCTAGCCTTCCCAATTTCTATGGACAGAATGCATATGAATCTGGCcag ATTGATGAGTGGCTGGAATATGCCCCCGTCTTTTCATTGGGTCCTGCATTTgacaaaatttatgtgatggTAGTAGTTGGAGCAGCCAAATTGAAAAGGAAGTTTCAACTACTCATGACTCTG AGATATAACCACTTCATTCCCAAATTTTGTTTTCCACTTGCAAGTTGA
- the LOC126692550 gene encoding L10-interacting MYB domain-containing protein-like, with product MVKEKLKDGGSNDQRADWKDPKELQAFCQFCAAQVLAGQRKGGFLTKLGVDNVIEQLGNMGKVVTPLQIKNKWDHLKKGWRDYNQCFDNEIGLGYDAGTGMLEAPNEWWTRKIAACPFAKTFKNKGLLNRDYLNIMYGGTVATGKNAFCTSGQLPKETTEGSGDSADSTEFVDPQCESFVNVDAMEVEGPSLSRAKPAVSKGKGLATSVHLFKPMYKK from the exons ATGGTTAAGGAGAAATTGAAGGACGGTGGTAGTAATGATCAGAGAGCTGATTGGAAAGACCCTAAGGAACTACAAGCTTTTTGTCAGTTCTGTGCTGCTCAAGTCCTAGCCGGCCAGAGGAAAGGAGGATTTCTGACCAAACTTGGGGTTGACAACGTGATTGAACAGTTGGGTAACATGGGAAAAGTGGTGACTCCACTTCAGATTAAAAACAAATGGGATCATCTGAAAAAAGGGTGGAGGGATTATAACCAGTGTTTTGACAATGAGATTGGGCTGGGTTATGATGCTGGAACTGGGATGCTTGAGGCCCCTAATGAGTGGTGGACTCGAAAGATTGCG GCATGTCCCTTtgcaaaaacctttaaaaataaaGGTTTGCTGAATCGTGACTACCTGAACATCATGTATGGAGGTACGGTTGCAACGGGGAAAAATGCGTTCTGCACGAGCGGTCAATTACCAAAGGAAACCACCGAAGGTTCTGGGGACTCTGCTGATAGCACAGAATTTGTTGACCCCCAATGTGAATCGTTTGTGAATGTTGACGCAATGGAGGTTGAAGGTCCATCATTGTCGAGGGCAAAACCAGCAGTGAGTAAGGGGAAAGGCTTGGCAACCAGTGTCCACCTTTTCAAGCCAAtgtacaagaaataa
- the LOC126715551 gene encoding multicopper oxidase LPR2-like, producing MEPMIKTMERVLLLGFFSLALLGVFTTSLAQDTSPLLNSSKLEMFVDELLDMPQILGFDSVYGVPRSKSLEIGMYSKKWKFHRDLPPTTVYAYGVSKEAATIPGSTIRALHGIYTNVTWRNYLPPNHILPWDTTITIAEPADKIGIPTVVHLHGSIGEPESDGNPKSWFTAGFKEKGPAWTKETYSYNNNQQPGNLWYHDHAMGLTRVNLLAGLIGAYHINHPELEVPLGLPSGDEFDRTLIVFDRSFRTDGSIYMNSTGDNPSIHPHWQPEYFGDAIIVNGKAWPRMTVRRRMYRFRIINASNARFFRFFFTNGLGFIHVGSDSAYLNEVVTTNEFLLGPSEIADVVVDFSKSKNDSAILSNNAPYPYPTGDPVDEENGTVMKFIILTHPENDTGRTPNKLIQYPGPNLSSVTQTRYITMYEYESSTGNPTHLYLNGISFNSPITETPKVGATEVWNVINLTEDNHPLHIHLGLFVALDQTALVNETEFKNCMMKMNDAIKCQISKYAIGKSVEVPAEEKGWKNVFKMRPGYVTKILVKFSFINSNESYPFDATAKPGYVYHCHILDHEDNEMMRPFKLIK from the exons ATGGAACCAATGATAAAGACCATGGAGAGAGTTTTGCTGCttggtttcttttctttagCTTTGTTAGGAGTGTTCACCACATCATTAGCCCAAGATACTAGCCCCCTTCTAAATTCATCCAAGTTGGAAATGTTTGTGGATGAGCTTCTAGATATGCCCCAAATCCTAGGCTTTGATTCTGTGTATGGTGTTCCCAGATCTAAGTCACTGGAGATTGGCATGTACAGTAAAAAATGG AAATTCCACAGAGATCTCCCTCCTACGACCGTATATGCCTATGGTGTATCTAAAGAAGCTGCAACTATTCCAGGTTCAACAATCAGGGCCCTTCATGGAATTTACACCAACGTGACATGGAGAAATTATCTCCCTCCAAATCACATATTGCCTTGGGACACAACCATCACAATTGCTGAACCGGCTGACAAGATAGGGATCCCTACGGTAGTCCATCTCCATGGTTCAATTGGAGAGCCCGAGAGTGATGGAAACCCAAAATCATGGTTCACCGCTGGATTCAAAGAAAAGGGACCTGCATGGACCAAAGAAACATATAGCTACAACAACAACCAACAACCTGGAAATTTATg GTACCATGATCATGCCATGGGATTGACTAGAGTCAACCTCCTAGCTGGATTGATTGGGGCCTACCATATCAACCACCCTGAATTGGAAGTCCCACTTGGACTCCCTAGTGGTGATGAATTTGATCGTACATTGATTGTATTTGATCGTAGCTTTCGTACTGATGGTTCCATATACATGAATTCCACAGGAGATAATCCCTCCATACACCCCCATTGGCAACCAGAATATTTTGGTGATGCTATCATAGTGAATGGCAAAGCTTGGCCTCGTATGACAGTACGACGTCGTATGTACCGATTTCGTATTATAAATGCTAGCAACGCTAGATTCTTTCGGTTCTTTTTCACCAACGGTCTAGGATTCATCCACGTGGGATCTGATTCAGCTTACCTTAATGAAGTAGTGACGACTAATGAGTTTTTACTGGGCCCATCTGAGATTGCTGACGTGGTTGTTGACTTTTCCAAGTCAAAGAATGATAGTGCTATTCTATCAAATAATGCACCATATCCCTACCCAACTGGGGACCCAGTTGATGAAGAGAATGGCACAGTCATGAAGTTTATCATCTTGACACATCCAGAGAATGACACGGGTCGAACACCCAATAAGTTGATCCAATACCCAGGCCCCAATTTATCTAGTGTGACGCAGACACGATATATAACTATGTACGAGTATGAGAGTTCCACTGGTAACCCAactcatttatatttgaatggGATATCATTTAACTCACCAATCACTGAGACACCTAAAGTGGGGGCCACTGAAGTGTGGAATGTGATCAATCTAACGGAGGATAATCACCCATTACACATTCATTTGGGGCTCTTCGTAGCATTGGATCAGACTGCGTTAGTGAACGAGACAGAGTTTAAAAATTGCATGATGAAAATGAACGATGCGATTAAGTGCCAAATAAGCAAGTATGCAATTGGGAAAAGCGTAGAGGTGCCTGCTGAGGAGAAAGGGTGGAAGAATGTTTTCAAAATGAGACCTGGATATGTGACAAAGATTTTAGTgaaattttctttcataaattCAAATGAATCGTATCCGTTTGATGCAACTGCGAAGCCAGGCTACGTATACCATTGCCAT ATCTTGGATCACGAAGACAACGAGATGATGAGGCCCTTCAAGCTCATCAAATAA
- the LOC126715572 gene encoding multicopper oxidase LPR2-like — protein MQNREMFTKEKVLLFSLAVLGQLTVLFAEDRLLNPAKLKMFVDELPDMPKIHGFDMVSGVPKSKSLKIGMFKKKWKFHKDLPPTPVFAYGTSEHTATVPGPTIEALHGVDTYVTWRNHLPKKHILPWDPTIPTAMPEKGIPTVVHLHGGIDEPESDGNSNAWFTAKFKSRGPTWTKKKYHYHNNQHPGNLWYHDHAMGLTRVNLLAGLIGAYIIRQPNVEAPLGLPYGSEFDRPLLIFDRGFRSDGSIYMNSTGNNPSIHPQWQPEYFGDAIIVNGKAWPRMTVRRRKYRFRIINASNARFFRFFFTNGLRFIHVGSDSAYLNKPVVTNDILLAPSEIADVVVDFSKSKNETVILANDAPYPYPSGDPVNEANSKVLKFIINGHHELDTWRVPKKLMKYPSPDLSSVSHTRYIAMYEYTSDIDEPTHLYLNGKPYEAPVSETPKVGATEIWNIINLTEDNHPLHIHLGLFKTLDQTALVKEEEFKNCMTKINDAIKCQISKHARGKKIEVPAYEKGWKNVYKMKNGTVTKILVRFSYIHSNESYAFEATSEPGYVYHCHILDHEDNAMMRPLKFFK, from the exons atgcAAAATAGAGAGATGTTCACTAAGGAGAAGGTTTTGCTGTTTTCTCTGGCTGTTTTAGGACAGCTGACCGTTTTATTTGCAGAAGACAGACTTTTGAATCCAGCTAAATTGAAAATGTTTGTGGATGAGCTTCCAGACATGCCCAAAATCCATGGCTTTGATATGGTTTCTGGGGTTCCCAAATCCAAGTCACTCAAGATTGGCATGTTCAAGAAGAAGTGG aAATTCCACAAAGATCTTCCACCAACACCGGTGTTTGCCTATGGTACATCCGAGCACACGGCAACAGTTCCTGGTCCAACAATCGAGGCCCTTCATGGAGTTGACACTTATGTGACGTGGCGAAATCACCTCCCTAAAAAGCACATACTGCCTTGGGACCCCACTATCCCCACTGCCATGCCAGAGAAGGGCATTCCTACGGTGGTTCACCTTCACGGTGGAATCGATGAGCCTGAGAGTGATGGGAACTCAAACGCATGGTTCACTGCTAAATTCAAATCAAGAGGGCCCACGtggacaaagaaaaaatatcacTATCACAATAATCAGCACCCAGGAAATTTATGGTACCATGATCATGCCATGGGATTAACTAGAGTCAATCTTCTAGCTGGCTTAATTGGGGCCTACATAATTCGTCAACCTAATGTTGAGGCCCCACTTGGACTCCCATATGGCAGCGAGTTTGATCGACCGTTGCTTATATTTGATCGTGGCTTTCGTAGTGATGGTTCCATATACATGAATTCCACAGGAAATAATCCCTCAATTCACCCCCAATGGCAACCTGAATATTTTGGTGACGCTATCATAGTAAATGGCAAAGCTTGGCCACGTATGACGGTACGACGCCGTAAGTATAGATTTCGTATTATCAATGCAAGCAATGCTAGATTTTTTAGGTTCTTTTTTACCAACGGCTTGAGATTCATCCACGTGGGATCTGATTCCGCTTATCTTAATAAACCCGTGGTGACCAATGATATTTTATTGGCTCCCTCTGAGATTGCTGACGTGGTTGTTGACTTTTCAAAGTCAAAGAATGAAACTGTTATTCTAGCCAATGATGCACCCTATCCTTACCCATCTGGTGACCCAGTCAACGAAGCTAATAGCAAGGTCTTGAAGTTTATCATCAATGGGCACCACGAGCTTGACACGTGGCGAGTACCCAAGAAGTTGATGAAATACCCAAGTCCTGATCTATCTAGTGTGTCGCACACACGGTACATTGCTATGTACGAGTACACAAGTGACATTGATGAGCCAACTCATCTATATTTGAATGGGAAACCTTACGAGGCCCCAGTGAGTGAGACACCTAAAGTGGGGGCCACAGAGATTTGGAATATAATCAATCTAACGGAGGATAATCATCCTTTGCATATTCATCTAGGGTTGTTTAAGACGTTGGATCAAACGGCGTTGGTGAAAGAGGAAGAGTTCAAAAATTGCATGACGAAAATCAACGATGCGATCAAGTGCCAAATAAGCAAGCATGCACGTGGCAAAAAGATAGAGGTGCCGGCCTATGAGAAGGGGTGGAAGAACGTGTACAAGATGAAAAACGGAACTGTGACAAAGATTCTAGTGAGGTTTTCTTACATACACTCAAATGAATCATATGCTTTTGAAGCAACTTCAGAGCCTGGCTACGTATATCATTGCCAT ATCTTGGATCATGAAGACAATGCGATGATGAGGCCCTTGAAATTCTTCAAATAA